The following are encoded in a window of Pseudofrancisella aestuarii genomic DNA:
- a CDS encoding heme biosynthesis protein HemY, translated as MLKIFKFIVIIALATVLGLLVSKYDGYVMIVVAGKVIKLNLVFFSLSILVLIFLLFFAYRLVCVLVNIPIALGKWFLGLFSANKEQKFADIISGVSLGNKDKILNINLSKLKKTVPKDLQEYITFAKLKLIAEAEKAEDLEKEVIKLDPKSFIYRYFLIYTQALRHQYHEATLGINGLLLNEKRKEFKKEIVSLAVKIAIAKQDSEFAFKLLDRYSDIIEDEVRKDLAILTLTGATNLSDLKKTYNDFDQLSDDVEIAYASKLLKFDELKSAEKVLKKLIRSENVNPSALYIYVTAFSTNLSRVFSKVCNDENTNIDSMLVLLELAMIKSEKDIFKDTNEYIEKNVVEKMSVQQREKYNHILCKFFIKNGGASGIDLSVSKLVYSDQEENDAN; from the coding sequence ATGCTAAAGATTTTTAAATTTATAGTAATAATAGCTTTAGCGACTGTTTTGGGCTTATTAGTTTCAAAATACGACGGCTATGTGATGATAGTGGTTGCTGGAAAAGTAATTAAATTGAATCTTGTGTTTTTTAGCTTATCAATACTAGTATTAATATTTTTACTTTTCTTTGCATATAGGCTTGTATGTGTTTTAGTAAATATTCCTATAGCTTTAGGGAAGTGGTTTTTAGGTCTTTTTTCAGCAAATAAGGAGCAAAAGTTTGCCGATATAATTTCTGGAGTATCTTTAGGTAACAAAGATAAGATCTTAAATATAAATCTTTCAAAATTAAAGAAGACTGTTCCTAAAGATCTACAAGAGTATATAACTTTTGCTAAATTAAAGTTAATAGCAGAAGCTGAGAAGGCAGAGGACTTAGAAAAAGAGGTAATTAAATTAGATCCTAAAAGTTTTATATATAGGTATTTTTTAATTTATACGCAAGCTTTAAGACATCAGTATCACGAAGCAACGCTGGGTATAAATGGTCTTCTTTTAAATGAGAAAAGAAAAGAGTTTAAAAAAGAGATTGTTTCACTTGCTGTGAAAATTGCTATAGCTAAACAAGATTCGGAATTTGCTTTTAAACTATTAGATAGATATTCAGATATCATCGAAGATGAAGTGAGAAAAGACTTAGCTATTCTTACATTAACTGGGGCTACAAATTTAAGTGATCTTAAAAAAACATATAATGATTTTGATCAGTTAAGTGATGATGTTGAAATAGCATATGCTAGTAAGCTATTAAAGTTTGATGAACTTAAAAGCGCAGAAAAGGTTTTGAAAAAACTTATACGATCTGAAAATGTGAATCCATCAGCTTTGTATATTTATGTAACAGCGTTTAGTACTAACTTATCTAGAGTATTTAGTAAGGTTTGTAATGATGAAAATACTAATATAGATAGTATGTTAGTATTGTTAGAGTTGGCAATGATTAAGTCTGAGAAAGATATTTTTAAAGATACAAACGAGTATATAGAAAAAAACGTTGTTGAAAAAATGAGCGTTCAGCAAAGAGAAAAATATA
- a CDS encoding YcgN family cysteine cluster protein, producing the protein MHRWWKEIDLKDMNNTQWESICDRCGLCCLNKLQDEDTDEVHYTRVSCKLLDISNCQCAMYSERKKLVKDCIQLTYKQLKNHAHKWLPETCGYKRLFEEKELPEWHHLITGSTDKMHKLKKSAKHIAISEYEVGEDEYLDDFIIRL; encoded by the coding sequence ATGCACAGATGGTGGAAAGAAATTGATCTAAAAGACATGAATAATACCCAATGGGAATCCATATGTGATCGTTGTGGATTATGCTGTCTGAATAAGTTACAAGATGAAGATACTGATGAAGTTCATTACACACGTGTTAGCTGCAAATTACTAGATATTTCTAACTGTCAATGTGCTATGTATAGCGAAAGAAAGAAGCTAGTAAAAGATTGTATACAACTAACCTATAAGCAGTTAAAAAATCACGCTCATAAATGGCTTCCCGAAACCTGTGGGTACAAAAGGCTTTTTGAAGAAAAGGAGTTACCTGAGTGGCACCATTTAATAACTGGCTCTACTGATAAAATGCATAAATTAAAGAAATCAGCTAAGCATATTGCCATTTCTGAATATGAAGTTGGGGAAGATGAATATTTAGATGATTTTATTATAAGACTTTAA
- a CDS encoding proline--tRNA ligase, producing the protein MKASQALIATTKELPKEAVLISHQYMLKAGLIKKLASGVYTWLPMGLKVLQKVQNIVREEMNKSGASELLLPSILPSELLQETHRWDKFGPELLKLKDRHDRDFCYGPTHEEPIVDMARSVIKSYKQLPLNLYQIQTKFRDEIRPRFGVMRAREFIMKDSYSFHENSECLHNTYQIMYETYSNILNKIGLKYRPVKADTGAIGGDNSHEFQVLANAGEDIICYSNGSDYAANIELATYARPDLNSRANSNNIIEKIYTPNMKTIEKLCNEMKLDVKKSIKTMVIKDKDSNFFALIIRGDHELNETKINKLPQISAPYTMATREEIFSLFNANPGSLGIINCPIPIIADYSAMMITDICCGANEDDYHYMNVNWDRDVKDYEISDIRNIVEGDVSPDNKGSLQLTNGIEVGHIFELEDVYSKPMKAEIIGPDGKSKPILMGCYGFGVSRVVAAAIEQSHDENGIIWPEAIAPYQVAILPINYTKSDEVKKVADELYADLVSQGIEVLLDDRGARPGVMFADADLIGISHHVIIGDRLLEQGLIEYKNRKTQEKQEITIQELIKTITS; encoded by the coding sequence ATGAAAGCCTCTCAAGCACTTATAGCTACAACAAAAGAACTTCCTAAAGAAGCAGTTCTTATTAGCCATCAATATATGCTAAAAGCTGGTTTAATAAAAAAACTAGCTTCAGGAGTCTATACTTGGCTACCTATGGGTTTAAAAGTACTACAAAAAGTACAGAATATCGTTCGTGAAGAAATGAATAAGTCAGGGGCAAGCGAGCTTCTTTTACCAAGCATACTTCCATCAGAGCTATTACAAGAAACGCATAGATGGGATAAGTTTGGCCCAGAGCTTTTAAAACTAAAAGATAGGCATGATAGAGATTTCTGCTACGGACCGACTCATGAAGAGCCTATTGTTGATATGGCTAGAAGTGTTATAAAAAGCTATAAGCAACTTCCATTAAACCTTTATCAAATACAAACTAAGTTTAGAGATGAGATCCGCCCAAGATTTGGAGTTATGAGAGCAAGAGAATTTATTATGAAAGACTCATACTCTTTCCATGAGAATTCTGAGTGTTTGCACAATACATATCAAATAATGTATGAAACTTATTCAAATATCCTTAATAAAATAGGCTTAAAATACCGTCCGGTTAAAGCAGATACTGGTGCTATCGGTGGAGATAATAGTCATGAGTTTCAGGTATTGGCAAATGCTGGTGAAGACATCATATGCTATAGCAATGGAAGTGATTATGCAGCAAATATTGAGCTTGCTACTTATGCTAGACCAGATTTAAACTCAAGAGCCAATTCTAATAATATTATTGAGAAAATTTACACTCCAAATATGAAGACTATCGAAAAGCTTTGTAACGAAATGAAGCTTGATGTCAAAAAATCAATAAAAACGATGGTCATAAAAGATAAAGATAGTAATTTCTTTGCTTTAATTATTCGTGGAGATCATGAACTAAATGAAACAAAGATAAATAAGCTTCCTCAAATATCAGCACCATATACAATGGCAACTCGTGAAGAGATTTTTTCTCTTTTTAATGCCAATCCAGGTTCACTAGGAATTATTAACTGCCCTATCCCAATCATAGCTGATTATAGCGCTATGATGATTACTGATATTTGCTGTGGTGCTAATGAAGATGACTATCACTATATGAATGTAAATTGGGATAGAGATGTTAAGGATTATGAAATTTCTGATATTAGAAATATAGTTGAAGGCGATGTTTCTCCTGATAATAAAGGCTCCTTACAATTAACTAATGGAATAGAGGTTGGACACATCTTTGAACTTGAAGACGTATATTCAAAACCTATGAAAGCTGAAATTATAGGGCCTGATGGAAAAAGCAAACCAATACTAATGGGGTGCTATGGTTTTGGTGTAAGCCGTGTAGTTGCTGCTGCTATTGAGCAATCTCATGACGAGAATGGGATAATCTGGCCAGAAGCTATAGCACCATATCAAGTTGCTATATTACCTATAAACTATACAAAATCTGATGAAGTAAAAAAAGTAGCTGATGAACTGTATGCTGACTTAGTATCACAAGGTATAGAAGTACTATTAGATGATAGAGGTGCCAGACCAGGAGTGATGTTTGCAGATGCAGATTTAATAGGCATATCTCATCACGTGATAATTGGTGACAGATTATTAGAGCAAGGTTTAATTGAATATAAGAACCGCAAGACTCAAGAAAAACAAGAAATCACGATTCAAGAGCTAATCAAAACTATAACTTCCTAG
- the nusB gene encoding transcription antitermination factor NusB has protein sequence MKTTARARNNARLYAVQALYQRKIAETSYDELKVQFYSDNADRHETDWDFFYRLIDTVNNHEADIDKYIEESANEGTDSINYVDLAVLKVGVAELMECLENPYQIIIKEYVQLAYNMGTEKGYLFVNAVLQKLSQVIRGEE, from the coding sequence ATGAAAACTACAGCAAGAGCTAGAAATAATGCAAGACTATATGCAGTTCAAGCACTTTATCAAAGAAAAATAGCAGAAACATCATATGATGAGTTAAAAGTACAGTTTTATTCAGATAATGCAGATAGACATGAGACTGACTGGGACTTTTTTTATAGATTGATTGATACAGTAAATAATCATGAAGCTGATATAGATAAGTATATTGAGGAAAGTGCAAATGAAGGCACTGATTCAATAAATTATGTCGATTTAGCTGTTTTAAAAGTCGGAGTTGCAGAACTCATGGAGTGCTTAGAGAATCCATATCAGATTATTATAAAGGAATATGTTCAGCTAGCATATAATATGGGAACTGAGAAAGGGTATTTATTTGTTAATGCTGTTTTACAGAAGCTTTCCCAAGTTATCAGAGGTGAAGAGTAA
- a CDS encoding SufE family protein, with the protein MANDVEIRQQEVVEELSFFEDWEDKYDYVISLGKQLPIFPEDKKIPENIVKGCQSQVWFDYEYNEGRLHFIATSDALIVSGLIGLLLRVYNDARPKDIVESNISFISEIGFSNNLSATRANGLKSMLDFIYVTANKYN; encoded by the coding sequence ATGGCTAATGACGTTGAGATAAGACAGCAAGAAGTTGTTGAGGAATTGTCTTTTTTTGAAGACTGGGAAGATAAGTATGATTATGTTATTTCTTTAGGTAAACAGCTGCCTATTTTTCCAGAAGATAAAAAAATTCCTGAAAATATAGTAAAAGGCTGCCAATCACAAGTTTGGTTTGACTATGAATATAATGAAGGAAGGCTTCATTTTATAGCAACAAGTGATGCTTTGATTGTATCGGGGCTTATTGGACTTTTATTAAGGGTCTATAATGATGCTAGGCCTAAAGATATAGTAGAGTCTAATATCAGCTTTATATCAGAAATAGGTTTTAGTAATAATTTAAGTGCTACAAGAGCCAATGGGCTTAAATCAATGTTAGACTTTATATATGTGACAGCTAATAAATATAATTAA
- a CDS encoding uroporphyrinogen-III synthase, giving the protein MVKVADILICRPEKDAKVLRNILIEHNISSVILPTVSIDYLDFSFDKGDFTDIIFTSKYAVQGFFKIYDEDVLNNIKIWAIGESTAKILLGKNLLVNYPEKYNSEALYDLLSINGFDGKKIALVSGEGGNDFLEKALSKDVECKKIKTYKRDFENPEQLLEKYNHYFHDRPPKIIVTTSLDVFNALNTIFPINSKPINSIVTITSTKMLECVTAEGFKKTLFLEKVDNQSICDVIKKFFERN; this is encoded by the coding sequence ATGGTCAAAGTGGCAGATATACTGATTTGTCGTCCAGAAAAAGATGCAAAAGTTTTAAGAAATATTTTAATTGAGCATAATATTAGCTCTGTAATATTACCCACAGTTTCAATTGATTATTTAGATTTTTCTTTTGATAAAGGAGACTTTACAGATATTATTTTTACTAGTAAGTATGCGGTACAAGGATTTTTTAAAATATATGATGAAGATGTTCTTAATAATATTAAAATATGGGCGATAGGAGAGAGTACAGCAAAGATTCTTTTAGGAAAGAATCTCTTAGTTAACTATCCAGAAAAATATAATTCTGAAGCGCTATATGATCTTTTATCAATAAATGGATTTGATGGCAAAAAGATAGCTTTAGTTAGTGGAGAAGGTGGAAATGACTTTTTAGAGAAAGCTCTCTCAAAAGATGTCGAGTGCAAAAAAATTAAAACATATAAGCGAGACTTTGAGAATCCAGAGCAATTATTAGAAAAATATAATCATTATTTTCATGATAGACCTCCTAAAATAATAGTTACGACAAGTCTAGATGTGTTTAATGCTTTAAATACAATTTTTCCTATAAATTCAAAACCTATAAATTCTATAGTTACAATAACAAGCACAAAAATGCTAGAATGTGTAACAGCAGAGGGCTTTAAAAAGACTTTATTTTTAGAAAAAGTCGATAATCAAAGCATATGTGATGTTATTAAGAAGTTTTTTGAAAGGAATTAA
- a CDS encoding disulfide bond formation protein B, with protein sequence MKVSRKILNTLDSIAIIGLTIVLCMAFYYQFFLNELPCALCVFQRIALCLLTFGLILNLTHGNQSKHYFFVILVAVLNASMAITQILLHIVPGTGNYGDAFLSLHMYTWNFIISAVFIIYSAVAGLFSPNEKIDIKVPLICKIVVTLIIILTLANTISVFIECGPHLCPSDPENYWLLTKKL encoded by the coding sequence ATGAAAGTCAGTAGAAAAATTTTAAATACTTTAGATTCTATAGCAATAATAGGATTAACTATCGTTCTTTGCATGGCCTTTTATTATCAATTTTTTTTAAATGAGTTACCATGTGCTTTATGTGTGTTTCAAAGAATTGCTCTTTGTTTATTAACATTCGGGCTTATTCTAAATCTTACCCACGGAAATCAATCAAAGCATTATTTTTTTGTAATACTTGTTGCTGTATTAAATGCGAGCATGGCCATCACTCAAATACTACTTCATATTGTTCCAGGCACTGGGAATTATGGAGATGCTTTTCTATCTCTACATATGTATACATGGAATTTCATAATAAGCGCAGTATTTATAATATATTCAGCAGTTGCGGGATTGTTTAGCCCAAATGAGAAAATAGATATTAAAGTTCCTCTTATATGTAAAATAGTAGTTACTTTAATAATCATATTAACTTTAGCTAACACAATTAGTGTTTTTATTGAGTGTGGACCTCATCTTTGTCCCTCTGATCCTGAAAATTATTGGCTTTTAACAAAAAAATTATAA
- a CDS encoding glycosyltransferase family 2 protein — translation MKLSIGICLATYNGEKYLAEQLDSLLNQSHQNFIIYVHDDNSSDNTVNIVKEYVSKFPSKFVFFDDDISYRDAGINFLEILKRSNNHDFYMFCDQDDIWLEDKISNTLNKILLENSNTEQYPILCHTDLVIVDDSLSKINQSFIASSNIDPYENNYYNYVVLGNNATGCTMMFNNSARKIILSKEYPSHTKKMMHDYWAVLSVSKIPSAKILFLPEQTMLYRQHGSNTIGFKRKTIKRTSLPLARALIATLDPLFIFKALKRIKQVNKYYPSRISFWQYLSIRFKNKYKTYQRK, via the coding sequence ATGAAACTTTCAATAGGTATCTGTTTGGCAACATATAATGGTGAAAAATATTTAGCTGAACAGCTAGATTCTCTTCTTAATCAAAGCCATCAAAATTTCATAATTTATGTTCATGATGATAATTCCTCAGATAATACTGTAAATATTGTAAAAGAGTATGTTTCTAAATTTCCATCTAAATTTGTTTTTTTTGATGATGATATTTCATATAGAGATGCAGGGATTAATTTTTTAGAAATTTTGAAAAGATCAAATAATCATGATTTTTATATGTTTTGTGATCAAGATGATATTTGGTTAGAAGATAAAATATCAAATACTCTAAATAAAATCTTATTGGAAAATTCTAATACAGAGCAATACCCAATTTTATGTCATACAGATTTAGTTATAGTTGATGATTCTTTAAGTAAGATTAATCAATCTTTTATAGCTTCTAGTAATATAGATCCTTATGAGAATAACTATTATAATTATGTAGTATTAGGTAATAATGCTACTGGTTGTACAATGATGTTCAATAATAGCGCCAGGAAAATTATTTTATCAAAAGAATATCCAAGTCATACAAAGAAAATGATGCATGATTACTGGGCTGTACTCTCTGTTTCAAAGATTCCTTCAGCTAAAATATTATTTTTACCTGAGCAAACAATGCTTTATAGGCAGCATGGCAGTAACACTATAGGATTTAAACGCAAAACTATAAAAAGAACGTCTTTACCACTAGCTAGAGCATTAATCGCAACACTTGATCCGTTATTTATTTTTAAAGCGTTAAAAAGAATTAAACAAGTAAATAAATATTACCCATCAAGGATAAGTTTTTGGCAATACCTTTCAATTAGGTTTAAAAATAAATATAAGACTTATCAAAGAAAATAG
- a CDS encoding amidohydrolase codes for MQNLKVAVIQSDIVWENKQQNYENFAEKINSLENDVDLIVLPEMFSTGFIMNPTTSPSNQEDVIEWMYSQVKGKNTAIVGSAATFTDSSKIANRLYFVTSNKQVFTYDKNHLFVHAGEDKKYIGGNKREIIEYKGFKILLTVCFDLRFPVFNCNKSEYDILINVACWPESRRKHWKALLAARAIENQAFVIACNRVGEDPNLKYSGDSMIIDFNGDILRHEEYKESILKATLNKDTQKEHRQKFNFLASQDNFTLHL; via the coding sequence ATGCAAAATTTAAAAGTAGCCGTAATTCAAAGTGATATCGTTTGGGAGAATAAACAGCAGAACTATGAGAATTTTGCTGAAAAGATTAACTCTTTAGAAAATGATGTTGATTTAATAGTGTTACCAGAAATGTTCAGTACTGGATTCATTATGAATCCAACAACATCTCCAAGTAATCAAGAAGATGTAATAGAGTGGATGTACTCTCAAGTTAAAGGTAAAAATACTGCTATCGTTGGTAGTGCTGCTACATTTACTGATTCTTCTAAAATAGCAAATAGACTATATTTTGTAACTTCAAATAAACAAGTATTCACTTACGATAAAAACCATTTATTTGTCCATGCTGGAGAAGATAAAAAATATATCGGAGGAAATAAGCGAGAAATCATAGAATATAAAGGCTTTAAAATACTTTTAACTGTATGTTTTGATTTAAGATTTCCTGTATTCAACTGCAATAAAAGTGAATATGACATATTAATAAATGTTGCTTGTTGGCCAGAATCCCGTCGTAAGCATTGGAAAGCTCTTTTAGCAGCTAGGGCAATAGAAAACCAAGCATTTGTTATCGCTTGTAATAGAGTTGGTGAGGATCCAAATCTTAAGTATTCTGGAGATAGTATGATTATTGACTTTAACGGAGATATCTTACGTCACGAAGAGTATAAAGAATCTATATTAAAAGCTACTCTGAATAAAGATACTCAAAAAGAACATAGACAAAAATTCAACTTTTTAGCATCTCAAGATAACTTTACTCTTCACCTCTGA
- a CDS encoding aminotransferase class I/II-fold pyridoxal phosphate-dependent enzyme: protein MIKAKPYLDTTPFVYGKMATMAAQHNAVSFTQGAPDFDTPEWFIDKTTYYMKKGFNQYAPIPGAPKLRQAIKEKVKICYDTDVDVDNIIITSGAGEAIYAVLTSYIEKGDEVIFFDPTYDPYNSVTLMNQGIPVRLKLQENGKIDVKAIANAITDRTKVIILNSPHNPMGTVISKEEYQEIAKIIKGKDILLFADEVYEHIYAGDKFTSALEIPELRDQLVVFQSLGKTFNLTGWRIGICIAPKAVIEYVIVVKQVSSFSPSHPMQLALADGIVEHPEYYLNLNKIYKKQNALLREKLKNSRFKLLAWEGSPFQMLDYRNISNENDMEFCTRLIKEYGVGLIPCSSFYEKPEHGLLRLCFAKKDDAIIKGAEILCKI from the coding sequence ATGATAAAAGCAAAACCATATTTAGATACTACTCCATTTGTATATGGAAAAATGGCTACAATGGCCGCTCAACACAATGCTGTTAGCTTTACCCAAGGTGCTCCTGATTTTGATACCCCTGAATGGTTTATTGATAAAACAACTTATTATATGAAAAAAGGGTTTAACCAATATGCACCTATCCCAGGAGCTCCTAAGTTACGCCAAGCCATAAAAGAAAAAGTTAAAATTTGTTATGATACAGATGTCGATGTTGATAACATCATAATAACTTCAGGTGCTGGAGAAGCCATATATGCTGTTTTAACTTCATATATTGAAAAAGGAGATGAAGTTATATTCTTTGATCCAACTTATGATCCATATAATAGTGTCACTCTTATGAACCAAGGTATTCCTGTAAGATTAAAACTTCAAGAAAATGGTAAAATAGATGTAAAAGCTATTGCCAATGCTATTACAGATAGAACTAAGGTAATTATTCTAAACTCTCCTCATAATCCTATGGGTACTGTTATTTCTAAAGAAGAGTATCAAGAGATCGCTAAAATTATAAAAGGCAAAGATATCCTATTATTTGCTGATGAGGTATATGAACATATATATGCTGGTGATAAATTCACTAGTGCTTTAGAAATTCCTGAATTACGTGATCAACTTGTAGTATTTCAATCTCTTGGTAAAACATTTAATTTGACAGGATGGCGCATTGGAATCTGTATTGCTCCTAAAGCTGTTATTGAATATGTTATAGTAGTAAAGCAAGTCAGCTCATTTTCCCCATCACATCCAATGCAGCTAGCTTTAGCAGATGGTATTGTAGAACATCCAGAATACTATTTAAATTTAAATAAAATTTATAAAAAGCAAAATGCTTTACTTAGAGAAAAATTAAAAAACTCTCGATTCAAATTATTAGCATGGGAAGGCTCTCCTTTCCAAATGCTTGATTATAGAAACATCTCAAATGAGAATGATATGGAGTTTTGTACTCGCTTAATTAAAGAGTATGGCGTTGGACTAATTCCTTGCTCTTCTTTCTATGAAAAACCTGAACATGGCTTATTAAGATTATGCTTTGCTAAAAAGGATGACGCTATCATTAAAGGGGCTGAGATACTATGCAAAATTTAA
- a CDS encoding pentapeptide repeat-containing protein, translating to MIDVRYEDNNSRNKIVFEFSNGETLFSDVFNEEVLLTCDKLKNNLKTLGLFPRKKMKLIDEHSFKDNINFYNCIVLSDIYLTDNNLPRNISISNCILKKELGLLGLDIIGIEFLGTIFINGLHLSVNEKKEYHADRKRVYIKKCCFRSCILNLISLNENRLIESFYIEESIFLTNLHLNIPKVNYVTIEHSQFYGISVSYFEKITERFCMSQNEFFQHTRVIGEFDGYETLINNKYMDFLDLSNCKFNQKVNFANKEYNKVLFNYSEFSEVVDFTESTFVEVSFKETKFLDTCIFDETKFENEPDFTYTTFHDMVVFREAEFLKGINLSTINLRDKGNLNFFYKDFDSKVKDSSRDYLKDKKHELQETYRIIKNEYQKKNDAINAINIYKKECEYHYQSLSWCGKDFLNKLILFFEKTISSYGTNPFKALALFFIFNFMLYVGYIAISTNFALHENLYTWKGIGNCLEVILNSFIPSIISGEPIVYKPAWLKVIHFVISTALLYEIIKSFRKYSRKL from the coding sequence TTGATCGATGTAAGATATGAAGATAATAATAGTCGCAATAAAATAGTATTTGAATTTAGTAATGGAGAAACACTATTTTCTGATGTTTTTAATGAAGAGGTATTGTTAACTTGTGACAAGTTAAAAAACAATCTTAAAACATTAGGTCTCTTTCCACGAAAAAAAATGAAATTAATTGATGAGCATTCTTTTAAAGATAATATCAATTTTTACAACTGTATAGTTTTATCTGATATTTATTTAACAGACAATAATCTGCCGCGAAATATATCAATAAGTAACTGTATATTAAAAAAGGAATTAGGCTTATTAGGTTTGGATATTATAGGTATTGAGTTTTTAGGTACAATATTTATAAATGGACTTCATCTTAGTGTAAATGAAAAAAAAGAATACCATGCTGATAGAAAGAGGGTTTATATTAAAAAATGCTGTTTTAGGAGCTGTATTTTAAATTTAATAAGTCTGAATGAAAATAGATTAATAGAAAGTTTTTATATTGAAGAGTCTATTTTTCTTACGAATTTGCATCTTAATATACCTAAAGTTAATTATGTAACTATTGAACATTCACAATTTTATGGAATATCAGTCTCTTATTTTGAGAAAATAACTGAGAGATTTTGTATGTCGCAGAATGAATTCTTTCAACATACAAGGGTTATTGGTGAATTTGATGGTTATGAAACATTAATTAATAATAAATATATGGATTTCCTAGATTTATCTAATTGTAAATTTAATCAAAAAGTCAATTTTGCTAATAAAGAATATAATAAAGTTCTCTTTAATTATTCAGAGTTTTCTGAGGTGGTTGATTTTACTGAATCAACCTTTGTAGAGGTTTCATTTAAAGAAACAAAATTTTTAGATACTTGTATTTTTGATGAAACAAAATTTGAGAATGAGCCAGATTTTACATATACAACATTCCATGACATGGTGGTTTTTAGAGAAGCAGAATTTCTAAAAGGCATAAACCTATCCACTATAAATTTACGTGATAAAGGAAATTTGAACTTTTTCTATAAGGACTTTGACAGCAAAGTTAAGGATAGCTCTAGAGATTATCTGAAAGATAAAAAACATGAGCTACAAGAAACATATCGAATTATTAAAAATGAATACCAAAAGAAAAATGATGCTATTAATGCTATAAATATTTATAAGAAAGAGTGTGAATATCATTATCAGAGTTTGAGTTGGTGTGGTAAAGACTTTTTAAATAAACTTATTTTGTTTTTTGAAAAAACAATTAGTAGCTATGGAACGAATCCTTTCAAAGCCCTAGCGCTCTTTTTTATATTTAATTTTATGTTATATGTTGGATATATAGCTATAAGTACTAATTTTGCACTTCATGAGAATTTATATACATGGAAAGGAATCGGAAATTGTTTGGAGGTAATTTTAAATTCCTTTATTCCAAGCATCATCTCTGGTGAACCAATTGTTTATAAACCTGCATGGTTAAAAGTTATACACTTTGTTATAAGTACAGCACTATTATATGAAATTATTAAAAGTTTTAGGAAATACTCTAGGAAGTTATAG